Proteins from a single region of Octopus bimaculoides isolate UCB-OBI-ISO-001 chromosome 11, ASM119413v2, whole genome shotgun sequence:
- the LOC106876554 gene encoding uncharacterized protein LOC106876554 isoform X1: MTTIYSYEKKLGKQDRLVTAQLRHDAELQATIRMNREKMDLCREACVVFAKDGDSCIFSQDIGTVMRAIGYSPTEAEVKNIRDAIDSSGNRKLTDQDVVSIISKQQITQDTDDELKEAFRVFDKDGNGYISCAELRHVLTNLGEKLSDEEVDEMIREAEITADGRVNYDDFVKILRS; the protein is encoded by the exons ATGACGACAATTTATAGTTACGAAAAAAAGCTGGGAAAGCAAGACCGTCTCGTCACAGCCCAGCTTCGACACGACGCAGAGTTACAG gCTACAATAAGAATGAATCGGGAAAAGATGGACT TGTGCCGAGAGGCCTGCGTTGTGTTTGCCAAAGATGGTGACAGCTGTATTTTCTCACAAGACATTGGGACCGTGATGCGAGCGATCGGTTACAGTCCGACAGAAGCTGAAGTGAAAAATATTCGAGATGCCATTGATAGCAGTG GAAATCGTAAACTCACCGATCAGGATGTTGTGAGCATCATTTCGAAACAGCAGATAACCCAGGACACAGACGACGAGCTGAAAGAAGCGTTTCGTGTGTTCGACAAAGACGGCAACGGTTACATCTCCTGTGCTGAGCTGCGTCATGTGTTGACGAACCTTGGTGAGAAACTGTCTGATGAGGAAGTCGATGAAATGATCAGGGAAGCTGAGATTACAGCCGACGGAAGAGTTAACTATGATG attttgtAAAGATCCTTAGGTCCTAA
- the LOC106876554 gene encoding calmodulin isoform X2 has product MATIRMNREKMDLCREACVVFAKDGDSCIFSQDIGTVMRAIGYSPTEAEVKNIRDAIDSSGNRKLTDQDVVSIISKQQITQDTDDELKEAFRVFDKDGNGYISCAELRHVLTNLGEKLSDEEVDEMIREAEITADGRVNYDDFVKILRS; this is encoded by the exons ATG gCTACAATAAGAATGAATCGGGAAAAGATGGACT TGTGCCGAGAGGCCTGCGTTGTGTTTGCCAAAGATGGTGACAGCTGTATTTTCTCACAAGACATTGGGACCGTGATGCGAGCGATCGGTTACAGTCCGACAGAAGCTGAAGTGAAAAATATTCGAGATGCCATTGATAGCAGTG GAAATCGTAAACTCACCGATCAGGATGTTGTGAGCATCATTTCGAAACAGCAGATAACCCAGGACACAGACGACGAGCTGAAAGAAGCGTTTCGTGTGTTCGACAAAGACGGCAACGGTTACATCTCCTGTGCTGAGCTGCGTCATGTGTTGACGAACCTTGGTGAGAAACTGTCTGATGAGGAAGTCGATGAAATGATCAGGGAAGCTGAGATTACAGCCGACGGAAGAGTTAACTATGATG attttgtAAAGATCCTTAGGTCCTAA
- the LOC106876554 gene encoding calmodulin isoform X3, protein MNREKMDLCREACVVFAKDGDSCIFSQDIGTVMRAIGYSPTEAEVKNIRDAIDSSGNRKLTDQDVVSIISKQQITQDTDDELKEAFRVFDKDGNGYISCAELRHVLTNLGEKLSDEEVDEMIREAEITADGRVNYDDFVKILRS, encoded by the exons ATGAATCGGGAAAAGATGGACT TGTGCCGAGAGGCCTGCGTTGTGTTTGCCAAAGATGGTGACAGCTGTATTTTCTCACAAGACATTGGGACCGTGATGCGAGCGATCGGTTACAGTCCGACAGAAGCTGAAGTGAAAAATATTCGAGATGCCATTGATAGCAGTG GAAATCGTAAACTCACCGATCAGGATGTTGTGAGCATCATTTCGAAACAGCAGATAACCCAGGACACAGACGACGAGCTGAAAGAAGCGTTTCGTGTGTTCGACAAAGACGGCAACGGTTACATCTCCTGTGCTGAGCTGCGTCATGTGTTGACGAACCTTGGTGAGAAACTGTCTGATGAGGAAGTCGATGAAATGATCAGGGAAGCTGAGATTACAGCCGACGGAAGAGTTAACTATGATG attttgtAAAGATCCTTAGGTCCTAA